A segment of the Ipomoea triloba cultivar NCNSP0323 chromosome 1, ASM357664v1 genome:
ttttccgaCTACTTTGGGGTTCGGAAAAATCATTATCGGTATTTCCGACCACCACATCACGTGGTCGGAAATACCGTCAACTTTATTTAAGTCGTCGGGCAACTGGTCGTAGGGCGGAGAGTGATGTTGCGCATTTTCCAACCAGCAAGTGGTCGGAAAGttatttagttaaaaaattatagcggtgggaatttccgaccaccaagTGGTCGGAAAGTAatttagtaaataaaaaaaaaaaatttttgtgGCCTGCAACCTAGCTTCATTAGCCAATGCAGCAGCTGCTACCAAATTAGAAAAACATACTCtatataaaacaaaagtaatagACATATGCATGCTTATAGCATACCGAACCTCAGATTTTATgcaaatacaaatattacacCAAAAacttataatacaaaatatttactGAAATGCATCTGGACACCAAGCTCATTATTTCACAGTAGTATAAAATCCATAAAGTTTGCCTCTAGCTCGTCATGTTGGCTCTATCAGATAAAAGAAACCATAAACACATTAAGAGAGAGACTTTGCAATGACACAACTGCCTCCTGAAACAAATAAGTCATCACAAAGTAGAGATCCTTACCCAAGTTCAGAGATCTTCAAATGAGCCTCTACATGATCAGCAAAGAATGCACATCACAATCCAACTGAAGCAGGGGAGGAACCATGGAACACAACCGCATCATATTTTTCAACTAGTGGGTGGAAAACTGGATCTTTAAGAAGAGCCTTGTCAGTGGCTAATTGTATAAGCCCTTCTTTCTCACCACTTAGAAGCTCTCTAATTACAAAGCAGTGTGTCTAAGCCAAATAACAAGCATGACGTTCCCAGGATAAGAAAAAGATATCGAATTACAGAAATAAtctttttctgaaaaaaaaaatcataaaaacaaTCAGAAAAAGGTCTATCAGATACTTACCACCAGTCTCTAAAGTCTAAACAACACTCGACTGGTATACGATTTGATGAGATAAATAGCTTGATGCATAATAACTTGTAAAGAATTTTGCCACCAACTCACTGTATGATTCTTCTTGAGACCATGGGATACCACGAACAAGAACCATGAAATAACATGGGTTGGAAACAGATGAACTAATGTAAGCCAACCTCATTCTCGTGATGTATTTGTATTCCTAAGAAAAAGTGGCAAATCTTCAATGATGAAAGAAGAAATACTTCTTGAAAGCTTGTGTTCTGTGggtgtaaaaaaaattacagtaaTAGATAACAGATATGGCAAGTAGAGAATGAAATCACTTATAACGCTAGACAATGAGCCCAGAGCCTGACAAGGAAAATTGAAGACAACATAAGtaagaaaaattacaaacatAAAAAGATGGGAAGTAggaggtaaataaaaatttcaaacaaTGGCAAGTTTGTACTGTATGGATCGCATTGTAATAAATCCATCCAAGATGCAGTAATAATTTCTCAATAGACAACCAAATTAACTCTGATTGCTTGCAAAATCTGTCCTCGAGTCCTTagaatgaaaaataagaaaattttgcaAGTTTGCAGACTTTCAAGTGTTTGTTAAGATACAATCAAATGATGACCATTGTGTCAAAAGATACAACCAAATACGTTTTCAAACAAATGGTAGACATTTAGTCAAATGCAGGTTATCTTGCACAGTGTACCAAAGATAACATCCTAATTCATCTGAAAACTCAGGATTGAAATGATGTAGATTGTCAATATCAGAAGATATATGTATCATACCACTGAGACCCTTCCTTGAGTCTCTAGGAGCCAGCTCGTGTGCTACATCCTGCCCAAAATAATTGACGTTAATACTAGTCTTCATACTTAAAGTAAGAGTTGTCGAAGATGAGTGGGTTGGTAGTCCAAGCATCTTCAAATCCCTATTGCTGGTTACAATGAGTCAAGATAGCAATCAGAAGAAATCATACATAGTAATGATCTATATAGCTAAATTCTCACAtgctctttttaaaaaaaaaataaaaaatttacagcATTTAGAGAAAACATACACAAAATACagactatatatacataataattcttttttgggactatatgtatatatacagcaTACTGATACTGGAATAGTAGActaataattaaactaaaccaTCATATATATTATGGAGTACTTAATTTACCTACAATATACACAAAATTCAACAGtattcacaaaataatttttccGGGGCGTACGTATATAGAGCATACTTATATAGTGATAGTGAAATAGTGGACTAATATAATCATTAAACCAATAACTCATATGgattatgaaataattaattaatttacagaCAATATACagagaatacattgaagatTTAGGGAATTAGGGATTTATGTTTATGGAATTAGGGCTATTAGGgatttatatttatgaaattagggCTAACTAATTAAGAGAATAAGATTGAAGATTTATTCTAACCTGAATTGCCGGTTGCTaatgatatctactattttgtacaataattcaccccttattttagttgttttgatgcttattttctttatcctagtgaaattggaaattgtttgtgtgttatattgtccaagtgttgaattatctacaagaaacaacaaaggaagaattgtggagcattttggacaagttctggaagaaaagggaattacaaggaagaaaggaaacaagaatacaagttggaaaagaattggaagttgtctaatgggccaaggcccatctatctcctatatattctacatattctctacaattaaaggaggttcccttacagagttctgaaccctagcttttagtttatatttccccagcatagttagactagttttacattagattattttatttcaagattggaatcaaagattgaagttggatttgttctttatcagttaagtttctcttcccttttatttcttatgatgtttatggttatttattcttgctttgctgtgtttactcccatcatgcgggagtaattcgtttatgggtttggattagggatccattgttaatcttgatgttcgatttacgatttatgattattgcataaagggattgaatcttttacctagggtttatgttgatttgaggatttctttgcactagttattggtttgtggccagaattaattgctagtctaggagagggactcattacaacgaaagttggatggagacctcgagccttaccaatttcaacctaattttcctgctatgaaagtagaggtaattttgggggcttacaatgcttaagtgcttaaggttatgattgatgcatcacgacagtgggacaattttagcctaattctcttattgattacgaaagtagctgagtagaattcttttgtgcattgcccatatatcccttggttaaatattctttccctaatcctgagttggttggaacatcaagattacaatccccctaatctggcccataccttttatcatatagttttcaccttaattaattgctttcttttattccacatcattcagtctctgttacttggattctataaattcatatactctagtgcctggtaattcacacagttttgtgccataacaccaatcctcagcggaacgacattacaccctttttacactcatcatttgtgctcatcagcTAAAGACGAAGAGCCGGATGGATGGACGACAATTGAGGAATGGGCTGAGGAGAAGAGAGGATATGGAACTGTTGGCTATGGGGATAGCAGCGCCGTCGCCAACAAGTCGCCATCGTCAACAACGAGAAACCTGTCGAGCCATCGTCGTCGAGCCGCCGTCGTCAACAATGAGAAGCCCGTCGCGCTACCGCCATCGTCAACAAATCGCCGCCATCACCAGCACCAAGAAGCTAGAAGAGAAATAGTTTAACACTTGAAAAAATTTTAGTGCCCTAAAAAACTTGTATTCATATGTGTTTATTTGTGGGACCGGTGGAGCTGAgcgttatatatatgttatttccGACCACCAATGCTGGTCGGAAACAAaagattaattttaaaattttcaaatggtTGAAAAACTTTCCGACCACATTTAAAGAGTGGTCGGTATCTCCGACTACTTAATAAAGGTGGTCGGAAAATTCGACCACTTTTTGACCCGTGCAACTTTTGGTTggaaaaacgaaaaaaaattaCCTTTTGTGACTAGTTTTTGAGTGGTCGGAAATGAGGTCGGAAAAATGATAATTTCCAGCAGTGTCAATTAGTTATAGCTTCAACTAATAGCTATATATCAAGCACCTCCCTAGACTTGTCACTGGCCTATGGTAGAAGACAACTACCTAGCTAGCGCCCAAAAGATGAAGACGTGAAACTTGCATATAACCACGACTCCTTTAACTCAAggttcttaattaattattcacaCCAGGCTAGAACCATGCAATACTTCAATTACCGTTGTATGTATAGCTATTGCTTTTTATGTAGTTTTTCATTATCTTGCAAACAGTAGCAAGTCACGGAAGCAAAAATCACCGCCGGAAGCCGGTGGAGCGTGGCTTATTCTCGGCCACTTTCACCGTTTCAGAGGCTCTAAACTTCCTCACATTGCCCGCAGGGAAAACTGGCGGTCcgacttttgaattttaacatttttgagCAATAAGTTGgctaaaaaattgattaatcaaacactcatattagctatttaatcaagtcaaataaCTATAGtgatcaaacaaacaaaaattgactgataagctaattatgttaccaaacagaaTCTTTGTGTATTATAGAGTATCAATAAGTAGGGTCAACCCAACTAAGTTGGTCTTGACTTGGCTAGCTATGAATAACTTGGGTGGTTTATCTTGTTCTTTGCGGAATAGGGTGTTGTGTGGTTTACAAAccataattttcttttatagcAATGAGATGTTTAATTTTGATAGCGAGAATTATTTATCTTTTGGGCATAGTCAAGGACTCATAGCCCTAATAACATGGAtcagagtatttttttttttttttgttttttttttggtaaaaggataatatattaataacgAAAAGAACGGGAGGCAGCAAAGCCCCGAAAGTCATACAGCAAAGCCAATTTAACTTTATCAGGGAGGGAGttaaaagatgaaaataaagTGGCAGATGTGCGATGCAACCCTTCTAAAGCTAAAGCATCCGCAACCCTGTTTCCCTCACGATAGACATGAATAATGGATGACGACCAAGAAGTGATCCTTGAGTGAATGTGTTTGACTGCACTACGAATTCTCCATGGTAACAAGTTGGTGATAGATGTTGCGAATCGCACCAAAACATGGATCAGAGTATATAGATTTTCATATGTACACGATATATAATTTGGTGAAAAATGGACTTGCTAACCGTCAAGTATTGTTTAAATTGTGCATTTTGTACCTTAAaaagatttgtttttttaaatacagaAATCAGCTGATGATTTAATGTTGTATATAGCTAGAGTGTGTACggattattaggactctatgtatatGAGTCATGTTAGGATTATCAATTCTAGTCTATCTATGAttcctcttgtatatatacctgTCTCCTACACTATTGTAATTACTGAATTcaatacatacattatattcagttctcatccggATGTATAAAGCGGATTAGGTGTTATAGTGTGCGATATGTAATTACAAGCAATTAAACACTagcattaagaaaaaaaaatagaacaagCACATATTAACGAGATAAACACAAAATAAGGAAACAAACAAACTTATAGGACCCGGGAGAACACATAATTAGGAAATTGAGGAGATGCACACACAAAATTCTAGTATAAAAGTCACGCATATGATCATCTAAATTAAACAAGAATTATGTCTAGTAATTGCCCACTCTCATGACTTATCCATTATATTCAAGTCTTTCAAACACAGAAGCATCAAAAGCCCCCTATTTCCTTTATTTTACCGTGAGAAATATGGATCATGCAATGAGTAGTTTGAAATCTCGATCCAAGTCTCAGTGGAATCAAAACATGCTAATGAATGTCACGAATCAAACATTAACGATATACAAAATTGAtccattttgtttaaataagtGAGTTTGTACACATGATTAATCAAATTTAATGAaacaaataagaattttttaaacataatatctacattttaagtaaaaaaaaatatagattaaACATGCATGGGGtaaaatatgacaaataaaGAACTAAACTATGGTGTCCAATTGTGAAAGAAATATATAAGAGCATCTAAACATAATTTTTGAGGAAATTTTGTTGGATTACAAGGGTAGAGGAGAGAACAAAAGaagcaaaagaagaagaagaagatagttgtcagacaaaaaaaaagattttacaCGCCCAGGAGCGCATGTACATGGCGCGAAGCTTAGCTTGCACTGAACACGCATCTAAGGAGAGTAATTTTACCTTCAGATCTCTCTCCTGCGAGCCTCACATTTGAAGAAGACAAAAACCTACTCTCCTACAACAACTCAAATCTTCTCTCTCCAATATTTTCTCTCATCTAACTAAGATTCAGCCTCCTAAAAACTAAGCAAAAAACCACTACGGGTTGCTTTAAAGGACATAGCAAAGTACATGGTGATAATGACCCAATTATTTGCTACGGCCACAGTAacccaattaaattattattgtacaagacctttattttttaaattcataaccCGCCCTAGGATCATCACCTTAATTTACGCTAACCCAATGAAATATAGGTATATTTACACCCTATGCCGGaaataaatcagtatataatCACATGTCTTGGCTAGCTATGCATAAGGTAATACCCATTTATTAACCAGTTAACCCAACTAAGTTGATCTTGACTTGCTCGCTATGAATAACTAGGTCGGTTTATCTTGTTCTTTTCCAAATGGGGTGTTGTGTAGTTtacaataattttcttttatagcAATGAGATGTTTAATTTTGATAGCTGAGAAGCATTAATTCTTTCTTCTCGATCTAAATTTGAGTGTATATATGCATAGAGGGTGAAATGATTATTTATCTTTTGGGCATAGTCAAGGATTCATATATAGCCCTAATAACATGGATCAGAGTATATAGATTTTCATAAGCACACGATATATAATTTGGTGAAAAATGGACTTACTAACCGTTAAGTATAGTTTAAATTGTATATGTCGTACTCTATaaagattaaattttaaaataaatatagaaatcaACTGATGTGATATATAATGTTTTAGAGCTAGGGTGTGTACGGATGTATAATGTTGTTCTCAGCGGATTAGGTGTTATAGTGTGCAATATGTAAttacaagaattttttttttttttttgcaaatataATTACTAGAAATTAAGCAATAGCATTAGGAAATAAATCAAAAGctaacccagtggggtagctcaagtggcaagtgagctctctttgtgggaaagaatttcgggagaacccgggtttaattcccacaagtgatgaTTCTCCTTGGGCCCTGGGCCAATttctgtgcctctcggagcgaataCGGGTGGACCCTTAAAAcagacggagaaagacccggtgaatttaccaaaaaaaaaaaaagaagaaataaatcaaaagcTAAAATTCCATTTCCACGTGAGCATTGCTCCCACAATAGCCGCTAGGCGTTAGCCATCCACTACTCCACGTTTACGGCATTAATTATTCACTCCACGCACACCCACTTAATAATTAAAGATCCTCTAATCCATATTTTAAGGCATTATCCGGTCACCGCTtggtttattcatttatttataataacaaaatcatatatttaCATGTTTTAGTTAAGGCATTATCGGGTCACCGGCCACTTggtttatttataataataataacatatatttacaCCCGATGCCGGAAATAATTAAATCAGTATATgtcaattattcaattaaacCAGGGCTCTCAGTCAAACCAGAACCatggaatttatttatttatatagggCATTATGGGGTCACCACGTggtttatttataataataataacatatatggCACACCCTATGTCGGaaataaatcagtatataatCACACGTCAATTAAACCAGGGCTCTCATCCAAACCAAAACCATGGAATTTCTTCTCCAAAACCTTTACACTTCAATTCTTGTTATATCTATTactttttatgtaatttttcatTATCTTTCTCGCAAAAACAAGTCTCAGAACCAAAAATCACCGCCTGAAGCGGGTGGAGCCTGGCCTATTCTCGGCCACCTTCACCTTTTCAGAGGCTCTAAACTTCCTCACGTAGCCCTGGGAGAAATGGCCGACAAATATGGACCAGCCTTCACAGTCCGGATTGGCTCGCACAGAGTTTTGGTGGTTAGCGACTGGAAATTGGCAAAAGAACTCTCAACGGTCCACGACGTTCACATTTCGTCACGTCCCAAGTTTCGAGCCGCCAAAAACATGGGCTATAACTACATAATGTTTGGTTTTTCTCCCTATGGGCCCTACTGGCGTGAAATTCGCAAACTTACTTCCTTAGAACTACTGTCACACCGGCGCCTTGAGCAGCTAAAGCACATAAGAGTATCCGAGATCGACACCTCTATAAAGGAGCTCTATAAGCTTTGGTctgaaaagaacaaaaattctGAACATTCGGGTCGGGTTTTGgtggaaatgaagaaatggTTCGCGGACCTAACACTCAATGTGGTCCTTCAAATGTTGGCTGGAAAACGGTACTTTGGTACTGCAACGGTTAGTGATGAAAATGAGGGGCGGCGTTGCCAAAGGGTGTTGAGAGATGTTGTTAAGTTTCTTGGGGCTTTTGTGCCCGCGGATGCCCTGCCCTTTTTGGGATGGTTTGATATTGGGGGGATTGAAAAATCCATGAAAGAAGTTGCTAAAGAAATGGATTCTCTTATGGATGAATGGATACAAGAGCATCGTCTAAAGAAAGAGGGGACGGGCGAGGAGAAAGATTTCATAGGCGGGATGCTTTCGCGAATAGAAGGGATTGATCTTAATGGTTGTGACACAGACACCATTATCAAATCTACGTGCTTGGTACGTATGCATGCGCTccggatttattattaaattatcattctTGAATTTATTACGTCCTCCATGCATACTTAAAAAA
Coding sequences within it:
- the LOC115995646 gene encoding cytochrome P450 CYP82D47-like; the encoded protein is MADKYGPAFTVRIGSHRVLVVSDWKLAKELSTVHDVHISSRPKFRAAKNMGYNYIMFGFSPYGPYWREIRKLTSLELLSHRRLEQLKHIRVSEIDTSIKELYKLWSEKNKNSEHSGRVLVEMKKWFADLTLNVVLQMLAGKRYFGTATVSDENEGRRCQRVLRDVVKFLGAFVPADALPFLGWFDIGGIEKSMKEVAKEMDSLMDEWIQEHRLKKEGTGEEKDFIGGMLSRIEGIDLNGCDTDTIIKSTCLNLIAGGADTIMVMLTWALSLMMNNPHVLKKAQEELDMVVGKERKVNESDVTNLVYLQCIIKETLRLYPSTPLGGPRIFTEDCKVSKFDVPKGTWLLFNLWKLQRDPQLWSNPLEFNPERFINRHKDVDVLGQDFELISFGVGRRICPGITLSLQILPLVLANLLHSFELSNVSNGVIDMTETTGTSNFKAAPLEILIAPRPSIDLY